The window ATCAATTACCGAACATCATAATACAGTTGAATGTGGCCCAGAATGAAATCTGAGTAAGTAccgcaatttaaaaataaataggtatcaatttggtccttcgagccggtttttgaaataattgtattttgtatttagaaTTTTTAGATATGTTagagattttattaaaaaaatcttacgcgATCCTAAAATGACGTCGTTAAAATCATCATCGGTGGTGTTGTTCAAACACCTATGTCTCGGCGTCACGTAATGAGGTAGTAAATCTGAGAGAAAATCATTTGTTGCAACATTTGTAGAATCACTCCATTCTAGTTTTCCGTTGATATTTGGTTTTATTCGTCCATTATGTGTGTGGCCTGATTGGGTACATGAAAAGTATGTACTTAGATAGTTACCTACCTCTCTATAAAAGTTACATATATTAGTCTCTTAATTGTGAtctcataatatttatatttttattaaataatatatttacgactaatcaatatattattattagcttaTTACTTCTTGAAATTAGTAGTTTTTTTACCATTATTCCGATTGTTTCGTAAAGTCCCTGCTGATTGTGTATTTTGATGTTTTTGAGGCTTTAAAATCATATCCATTGCTGTATCTAATGACGTTCTTCGTAATAACCTGGAGAAATATCTAATTAATAAAGTAATCGGTAAGgattcttattttataaaatactagtagGAATACCTGTGAGTATCCAATTTTGAATTTCCATATTTAGGACAAGGAAGGTCAAATGTTGGCGAATAATCATTTTTGTCGTTTTTTATGTGtgtctctttgattttcctgcaattaagtattaacatgCATTAGTTTGGACTTGGTATTATTACCACCAGACCACGACCGTTGCGTGCAACCACAGCGTGGGATCTTGCATTTTGAAAAGTCATAGCTCTGCTTGTTTGTTCCTAAGGTCGAGTAAACGACCATACGATTCGACGATTCAACCATATTAATttcgtaggtacataaaaattacttacttgCTAATATCTTCGAGCCATAATGGAACCTTCGCGTCCTCAGCCAAATGCTCAAACCCACGGTGTTGTGCCATTCTTAAGCCATCAGTTCATTACActattcattaattattatgaacccTTTGCACTAGCTAtaaagtttgtattgaatttaaaaaattgcaggATAATCATTTTGCGCATAGTAGGTATGCTGAACTATTTAAATGGCAAGAacaaataatttacttattagtttactaaattCACACTAAATTGCTTAGTATTATAGCTTTAATTTATCGCTTCATTACCACTTGCCACTTTTGAAACATAATTTGGCACTGTTTGCAGTTTGTTTGACCTTGGTTACTATGGTAACGAACGTACCTAAAATACCTTAGATTAGATGATTAATAAAATACTGTTCAAAATAGataccatagattatctaccaTACCTTAAAGAAAAATTACATGCACgctaaacttttaaattatttatggtTCTGAAATCTTGGATGAATCTCCTATCTCTGTAAATACTTAAGTCTATGGTCAATGTCAATTTAGAGTTTTGACATGAGTGAGATTGATGTCCAGTCACCACAGTCAACCTCAATGTGTTCGCAGTCAACAGTCAACTGTCAATATGGATTTGGATaacctataaatatttttggatCAACTGGTTTTCAATGAAAAAGTGAAAACCCACGGGGTTTCTTTGAATTTCTAGTAACATTATATCTTCAAAGAGTATATGGTGTAATCTTTATTGTTTGGTAAAATGTCTGAATTAAATCCTGAAGTACTCGAAGAAAGGACTAACAGTGCCGAAAAACAGGTGAAGGAAATAGAAGATGAATTGGAAAAGCTGACGAAAGGAGATCTCAGCTACATAGGCGATCCACGACTCGATAAACTGCTCTCCGATAACGAGAAATTAAAACATCGTCTTGCGATACTCGAAAATGCAATCCAAAAGGAACAAGCCGGAGGGAGCACAGTAGGGGTAAAGAAAGAGCCCAGAAAGCGACCTACGTTTATAACTGACATAAATTCCGTTGATGGAACGTTGTGCTTGCTAGATGAACTCAAAAACATCTTCACTGTTGCTATAACATCGGCTTACTCAGACTTGGAAGATCCACCGATTCAAATCAGTCTATCTGGGAACAATCCTAAATTTGGGGACTACCAGTGCAACTCTGCCATGCAGATTTCACAGCTACTTAAAGCCAAGAATGTTAAAACGAATCCAAGAGAAGTAGCTAACAATATTCTAAACAAAACACCTTCATCACCACTTATTACTAAAATTGAAGTTGCCGGAGCTGGTTTTCTAAACATTTACTTAAATAAGGAATTTGCTGAACATATTCTTAATTGTATTCTCAGATTTGGTGTAAAACCTCCGCCTGTGAAAAGGGAACGAATCATAGTTGACTTTTCTTCTCCAAATGTTGCAAAAGAAATGCACGTAGGTCACTTAagatctactataataggtgaCAGTATTTGTAGGCTTCTGGAGTTTTTGAATCATGATGTACTCCGAATAAATCATCTTGGAGACTGGGGTACTCAGTTTGGTATGTTAATTGCTCATTTGCAAGACATGTACCCAGACTTTAAAACTCATTCTCCACCTATAGCCGACTTGCAAGCATTTTACAAGGAGTCTAAGAAAAGATTTGACGAAGATGAAGAGTTTAAAAAGAGGGCTTATGCTTGTGTTGTTCAGTTGCAATCGGGACAACCTGACTATATTGCTGCTTGGAAGTTAATTTGTAATGTATCACTCCAGGACTTTCAAAAGATTTATGATCAATTAAACATCAAAATCACCACTAGAGGAGAGTCTTTTTATCACAGCAGGATgaataaagatgtaaaagaaTTGAAAGAGAAAGGTTATTTGGAAGAAGATGAGGGAAGGTTAATCATGTGGCCGAATCCTGACAATCATGAGGGTATTCCGTTAACAATTGTTAAATCTGACGGTGGTTATACTTATGACACCTCTGACATGTCAGCCATAAAACAGCGGGTACAAGAAGAAAAAGCTGATAGGTTTATTTATGTAACTGATGCTGGTCAATATACCCATTTCATGCTTATAGATGGCTGTGCTCGGAGGGCTGGGATCTTGACTAATGGTAAAAAATTAGAACACGTAGGTTTTGGAGTGGTACTTGGTGAAGATAAAAAGAAATTCAAGACAAGGTCTGGTGATACTGTGAAGTTGCGAGATTTGCTTGATGAAGGGTTGAAGAGGGCTCTAGACAAGCTAATAGAGAAAGGCAGAGACAAGGTTTTAAGTCCTGAGGAATTGAAGCAGGCCCAAGAAGCAGTTGCTTATGGTTGCATCAAGTATGCTGATCTCTCCCACAATAGAATCAATGATTACGTCTTCTCCTTTGATAAAATGTTAGATGATAAGGGCAATACAGCAGTTTATTTACTGTATTCTTTAACTCGAATTAGGTCTATTGCTCGAACTGCTCAAATATCGATTGAACAATTAATGGAGGAAGCTCAGAAATCTGGTATTAAGTTGACTGATGAAACGGAATGGAAACTTGGTAAAGTTCTGCTAAGGTTCCCAGAAGTTATTCTCAAAGTTTCGAAAGACCTTTACATTCACAGTTTATGTGaatatttgtatgaaatatGCTCTGCATTTACAGATTTTTATGACAAATGCTACTGTGTTGAAAAAGATAAAAGCGGCAAAATTGTGAAAGTCTTTTACGAAAGGCTGATGCTGTGTGAAGTTACTGCCAAAGTTATGCAGAAATGTCTTGACATTTTAGGCCTTACTACAGTATCTAAGATGTAATATAATAGTGTGTATGCATCacagtaaataatttactttttatataatatttattgttatagcaaaacattttcttaaataaaacagtttggatgtagtaaaatgtttatttatccCCAAAAACCTCTACAAAACTATACCAGGgtcaattatttttatcaaagttaACATTTCACGAAATAACTGTTAAAATTAcaatgaatttattattattaacaatcaCTGGGCTATGTATTAAAATGTCTTTCTGAATACAGAAATGAATTTCTACAGCAActgaataaatataatatgcaaTAATTTAAAGCTAGAAGTAGAAAATgctgtttatttttgtaaacctGGAATAAATAGGGCAACACTGAAACCCTAATATTTTAGGGGCACCATGAGTATTAAGTGTTGTTTAACTGAGTTATTCCTTATCTTTATGTTGCCCTTATAGTTTAAGAAGCATTTCAGTGATTGGGCCACTGAAATGGACTTAGGTATACAATTACGCTAGAAGAGGAGTGCCATCGCTAACATTTatttccgagtacgctcacatgacgctcgctgctgctatcagcgccaaaatggcgaaaatcaagttgcttcaaaaaccgGTCGGCGATCGCAGGCCCAGCGTAAGTACTTGTATTACTAGAGGTCAGATTAGATTATAAACAGCAAATCCTCGAAGTATATAGCTTTGGATTACAGAGCCATTGagatctaaatattataaaattctatttaTTTAACTACTTGCTACTTCGAAATTAATCTTGCAACATTGgtacacatttttaaaattctctGAAAATATTCAGTGTCTGTAACTACTAGGTACTTGTTAACAGAAGTGATTATTACATAAACCACTATAATTTATATTGGTTTTGTTAAGAACAAAACAATCCAACATTAACAACAGAACAGACGTAGTTTGTAAAGAGCGGAAATCGAAGCTGGGACTTCTAAACATAGGACACTTAACATTCGGGCACTAGTCTCATTCCTTATCAATTAAGCATAATAAATACATGAGCTTACGTATTATATAATAACGACTATTGGAAAATTAGGCCCAGTACCCACCAAAGCGGAGATAAGTTTAGCAGACAGATTACCGATAGATGACGATAATTTTAACATGTCAGTTCTCCTCATAGAAATTTACAAAACACACCTCCGCTTCaatggaaacgcacccttagaGTTGGCATCAGGTAAAGAACTCTAAACGACAATGGGGGCTATGTCTGTGCATGggcaaacataatattatgctttccTACATTTGATTGACGAACCAACAGTGTGGCAGATGGATACCCCCACCGTCGCGCCTTACTTCGTACTACCAACCGTCACCCACTGCGCACGTTCAAGGTCAGAGTTCTTTTTAGCCGACGCCAACTGCAGGTAGGTATGTTCCcaacctaaattaattttcaaaaatatattgtacctacctacaaatagtTAGgtttcataagtaggtacctacttaatgggAAAACGATAAATACCATAATATTCTAAATACAATAATGTACATACTACATTCAAAAATATGTTCTACATTTGGCCAAACACTATTTGAAATTTCCTAATGGCTAGAACCTaaagtgaaaatgaaaaaaaaaatcttctcaATGCATGGAAAACCAATGACACCTCCGTGGAAGACATGAGAATTTGAGATACATTCTGATCTAATGGCcactacaaataaaaatataaataataagttaatatttatacattaagtatagtacgcgacaggtcgagaaggcaatcggggagggaacgccccacctca of the Maniola hyperantus chromosome 19, iAphHyp1.2, whole genome shotgun sequence genome contains:
- the ArgRS gene encoding arginine--tRNA ligase, cytoplasmic, translating into MSELNPEVLEERTNSAEKQVKEIEDELEKLTKGDLSYIGDPRLDKLLSDNEKLKHRLAILENAIQKEQAGGSTVGVKKEPRKRPTFITDINSVDGTLCLLDELKNIFTVAITSAYSDLEDPPIQISLSGNNPKFGDYQCNSAMQISQLLKAKNVKTNPREVANNILNKTPSSPLITKIEVAGAGFLNIYLNKEFAEHILNCILRFGVKPPPVKRERIIVDFSSPNVAKEMHVGHLRSTIIGDSICRLLEFLNHDVLRINHLGDWGTQFGMLIAHLQDMYPDFKTHSPPIADLQAFYKESKKRFDEDEEFKKRAYACVVQLQSGQPDYIAAWKLICNVSLQDFQKIYDQLNIKITTRGESFYHSRMNKDVKELKEKGYLEEDEGRLIMWPNPDNHEGIPLTIVKSDGGYTYDTSDMSAIKQRVQEEKADRFIYVTDAGQYTHFMLIDGCARRAGILTNGKKLEHVGFGVVLGEDKKKFKTRSGDTVKLRDLLDEGLKRALDKLIEKGRDKVLSPEELKQAQEAVAYGCIKYADLSHNRINDYVFSFDKMLDDKGNTAVYLLYSLTRIRSIARTAQISIEQLMEEAQKSGIKLTDETEWKLGKVLLRFPEVILKVSKDLYIHSLCEYLYEICSAFTDFYDKCYCVEKDKSGKIVKVFYERLMLCEVTAKVMQKCLDILGLTTVSKM